A region from the Hypomesus transpacificus isolate Combined female chromosome 11, fHypTra1, whole genome shotgun sequence genome encodes:
- the LOC124473382 gene encoding histone H4 → MSGRGKGGKGLGKGGAKRHRKVLRDNIQGITKPAIRRLARRGGVKRISGLIYEETRGVLKVFLENVIRDAVTYTEHAKRKTVTAMDVVYALKRQGRTLYGFGG, encoded by the coding sequence ATGTCAGGAAGAGGCAAAGGAGGCAAAGGACTCGGAAAAGGAGGCGCCAAGCGTCATCGCAAGGTTCTCCGTGATAACATCCAGGGTATTACCAAGCCCGCCATCCGCCGCCTGGCTCGCCGAGGTGGCGTGAAGCGTATTTCAGGCTTGATCTACGAAGAGACACGCGGCGTGCTGAAAGTGTTCCTGGAGAACGTCATCCGTGATGCCGTGACCTACACCGAGCACGCTAAAAGGAAGACCGTGACCGCCATGGACGTGGTCTACGCGTTGAAGCGCCAGGGACGTACTCTGTACGGCTTCG